One window of Bos indicus isolate NIAB-ARS_2022 breed Sahiwal x Tharparkar chromosome 18, NIAB-ARS_B.indTharparkar_mat_pri_1.0, whole genome shotgun sequence genomic DNA carries:
- the LOC139176989 gene encoding zinc finger protein 665-like — MGMARTVSAGVPAKATSPESRAPKGEETAHYIQELLLCTPSCPRAKSQPRQHLQRSVHTGEKSYKCDVCGKVCTQTTGLAVHQKINIGEKPYKCDVCSKAFNQTTKLELHQRIHTGEKPYKCNVCDKAFSHTANHTVHRRLHTGEKPYKCDICGKAFRVSSNLVVHQSIHTGEKPYKCDVCGKAFNQTAKLGLHRRIHTREKPYKCDICGKAFRVSSNLVVHQSIHTGEKPYKCDVCGKAFNQTAKLGLHRRIHTREKPYKCDVCGKAFSRTGSLAVHQRVHTGEKPYK; from the exons ATGGGAATGGCAAGGACTGTCTCGGCCGGGGTTCCAGCCAAGGCCACTAGCCCAGAGTCAAGGGCACCCAAGGGTGAGGAGACTGCCCACTATATTCAGGAGCTCCTTCTCTGTACCCCGAGTTGCCCAAGGGCCAAATCTCAGCCCAGACAGCACCTGCAGCGT AgtgttcatactggagagaaatcatataaatgtgatgtgtgtggcaAGGTCTGTACTCAAACTACAGGCCTTGCAGTTCACCAGAAAATTAATattggagagaaaccatataaatgtgatgtatgtagCAAGGCCTTTAATCAAACTACAAAACTTGAacttcatcagagaattcatactggagagaagccataCAAATGCAATGTATGTGACAAGGCATTTAGTCATACTGCAAACCATACTGTTCATCGGAgacttcatactggagagaaaccatataaatgtgatatatgtggcaAGGCTTTCAGAGTAAGTTCAAACCTAGTTGTTCATCAGAgtattcatactggagagaaaccatataaatgtgatgtatgtggcaaggcctttaatCAGACTGCGAAACTTGGACTTCATCGGAGAATTCATACtagagagaaaccatataaatgtgatatatgtggcaAGGCTTTCAGAGTAAGTTCAAACCTAGTTGTTCATCAGAgtattcatactggagagaaaccatataaatgtgatgtatgtggcaaggcctttaatCAGACTGCGAAACTTGGACTTCATCGGAGAATTCATACtagagagaaaccatataaatgtgatgtgtgtggcaAGGCATTTAGTCGTACTGGAAGCCTTGCTGTTCATcagagagttcatactggagagaaaccatataaatga